The Bernardetia sp. ABR2-2B DNA window GAGGAACTGCAAATACAGCTTTTCTAAATCGTTTACAGTCTGTTGTAAAGCAAGACTTTGTTTTATCTAGAGAAATGCTTCTACAATCCGATACAGGATTTATCCCTATTATTGCAGAAAAAATAAAGCATATTTATAGTCAAAAAAATAATGGATTGATAGGTTTTTCTTTCGAATATGTACACGCTCACAACGTCAAACACTATACAAATAAAATATTTCGTCCTGCTTTGGGAGAAGTTCCCACACCTCCTACACTTCCAAAATTTACTATTCGTAACACGGGAGCAGTAAATAGTTATGTAAGAGTAGAATATGATTCTGAAATCGTAGATGTTGCGCCAAACAGCGAAGAAAGCATAGAAATTGGAGAGAATATTTCTGTAAAAGTAACTTGGTTGATTGTAAACCCAGATACACTTTTATTAGACGCTTCTACTATAGATATTTCTTTTCCTAATTACGCCTTACCAGCTCGGATTATAAATGCTACTTTTGATAATATCGTACAAGCAGGAAGTACAGTTGTGGCAATTCCAGACCAAAACGGAGTAAAAAAAGCAAGAAGTTTTACATTTTCAATGCCAAACAACGATTATTTTGCAGAAATAAAGTTTAGAGAGATTGCAACAATAGATTTTGATTTTGAAAACCCAGCTTGTTATGATGTAGTAATTCCTACTTTTGTAAGAAGCCGAGAGGGTTCAAGAACATTGTCTCAAAACACACCCTCTGCTAGAGGAACTATACAAAATAACGCACTCCTTATGGGAGCTAACCAAATGTATTTGAGTGCAACAAATGGCTTTTATGTAAAGAAAGTTTATTTCGTTTATAAAATACTTAGAGACACTTATACATCAGTTGTTGGAAATTCTTACCTAAACAACTATAACCACACATTAAGTGGTTTTACATCCTCACAATTTGTGGTCGGATATGCTTATCAATATGAAACTTATTTTGGAGACACAACAGGTATTCCTTTTACTCAAAATATATTATGTACATCAGATTCAGCTTATGTAGTAAAAGTAAAAGCATTGGCTTATACTGCTCAAACTACAACAAGTGCTTTCCGACAAACTTATACACCTCATTATATTGGAGATTCAAGAAGACCTTCTGAATTTGAACTGTCTAGGCATATTTCTATAACAGAAAATTACACAACTGAAGAAGATGCAATTATTTTATCTAAAATAGGTCAAAAATATAATCTATGAAACTAATATATAAATCTAATTCTATACTAGACAAAATAAAAAAAGTACGCATTGTCGATAATATGCGAGATGAAATACATCAAAAAATAGAGCAGGGTGTAGAATTTTCAAATGAAGCAACATTAGCTCTTTCTGTATTTCCACTTTCTGATGCAGAAACTGTTTTTTCTATTGTAGAAGATAGAATTGTAAAAGGAGCTTACAAATTTAAAAAAGAAAATCCTAAAAATTGGGGCTATTCCTTCGCAGAATTTCACCCAAGCAGATATTACAATTTAGAAGAATACGAAGGACAGGAACTAGCAGACAAAACAGCAGAACAAGAAGAAAAAAAAGACTGGGTTTGTTATTATATTTCTTACAGAGAACTAGAAAAAATAGGATGGACAGATGCAGCTATTGTACCAGACTTTGTAACTGAAGTATTTACAAAATTAGATTGTATGCCAGATGAAATTGTGAACGATTAAATAAATCAATATGCTAGAAATAAGTGCAAATAACGCATCTTTAGATTTAGATAACGATGCTAAAATTACTATAAAACAAAATAATTCTCTTTTTAAAATAATAAAAAAAGAGAACAAACAGTCATATTCGTACCCTTTTACTCTTCCTACTTCTCGTATAAATAACAGTATTATTTCTAATACTTTAGAAGAACAAAAAAAAGGAACTTTACAGACTATTCTACGTGCCAATGGTATTCGTTTGTTTAAAGCAGATTTGATAACAAAAAGAAGTAATACAGGCTATGAGGTTAATCTACAATTAAATAAAAAAGTCGATTTGTTTAATCGTAAGCTCAACACTCTTTTCGATGAATTAGGGACGTTTTTTATTACAGAAGATAATCATTTTGTAGAATTAAATTTGCGCTCTCTTTTTTTTATACCAACAGCTTCTTGGGATAATTACACAGGCTCTATTACCGCAGTGGTAACTGGAATAACTTATACAGTTTCGAACACTTGGGATAATCTTATTTCTGATTTAGTAAATGCTATTAATGCAGATACTAATAGCAACGCTGTTGCTACTGTAAACGGAATAGATAAAATAAAAATAGAACGATTTGATACCAATTTGCCTTTTTCTGCTTATGCAGACAACACAAAAACAACAAACTCTACAGCCGAACCCATTTTAGCTTTCTTTGAAAGACCAAATGACAATTGGGATAATAAACTAAAAGCAAAAACACATGTTGATGCAATAGATGCACTTGCAGATTTTAGAAACTCAGATTATTGTTTTCCTTTTTTTTTAGTAGAGATGGAAACAAACACCATTTTTCAATTCGTTGTAGTTAATGCCTTCAACGAAGATACACAAGAATATGAGCGTTATAATGACGGTGTATTTCTTCCTAGTTTTCGCATTACAGCACTAATAGAAAAAATTCTAAGCTTAGAAGGTTGGAAACTAGAAAGCGACTTTTTAAAAGATATAGAAATAGAAAAATTGTTTTTAACGAATCCTTATGCTGTTGCAGAAAAAATATCCAATACTTGGCATATAACACAAAATCTGCAGTTTTTCGTAGCAGATTGCTTACCTGATATTTCTTTCTCCGAATTAATTACAGAACTACAAAACCTTTTTTGTCTTAATGTAAATTATGACCATACTCGTAAAATTTTGAAAATAGAGACGGCAAACTCTATCATTTCGAAAAAACTAGCGAAAGAGTATGCTTGTACAGAAAGATTTTCAGAAATAGAAAAAGAAAAAACAGAAGGGTATCTTCTAAAATACAACTTAGAAGATAATCCAGATAGGAAAGAAAAACTAAACACAGGGTTTTTGACCTCAAAAACAATTGAAAATGGAACTCAAGAAATTATAAGCAACTTTCCTTTTTTGCCACTTTATCAAGTTACTCCAGATGTATTTGCGTTTCCTTTCTTAGAAAAAGGATTGCGAATGCCAAGCTCTTTTGCAAAGTTTGGTTATGTACAAGGTTTTGAGCTTTTGTTAAAAGAACTTTGGATAAAAGAAGGAGTAGTAAAATCATTCAATTTTATCTCCTATATAGATAAGAGAGCCAAATTTCAAACAGATAATTATTCGCTTTTATGGGAGAGCTTGTATCAAAAATTTTGGAAAAACTACTTAAACCTTATAGACAACTCCGAAGTAGAACGAGAGATAATTTTCACATTTTCAGAGCTCCAAGGAATAGACTTAACAGAACTAATTAGATTAGAGTATTCTAATTATTTTATAAAAGACATTGAATATACTTTAACAAATAAAGAACAATTGCGTATATTAGCTAAAGTAAATTTAATAAAAACATTATGACAACTTATAAAAAACTAAGAAGACTTTCTTATGTTATTACAGCAATAGTAAGCTTTTACTTTTCTTATTTCATTGTTGTAGAGAGTATAGACTACCTGCACAAACTTCATCCAGTTGTTGTTGCCTTTCTCGTTTTCGCAGAGTATTTTCTATGCTTTTTTTCTTGTGCGATTATTCTTTTCAATTTTTTTCTTAAACTATTAAGCTATTTTGGATATGAGTAATAGATAAAACTATTCAGGTATGATGCTTTTTGAGCCTACTTGTATTAGATTAAAATCTGTTACTGTTACTCCCTCTGTCATCTCTTTATATGCTTCTTCTTTTTGATGAAAAGATGCAAATATGATAGATTGCCCTTCTTTATATGTAGAAAGCTCTCTAATTAAGGCATTTACACTTTTATTAGAAGTGTCCTGTTGAATAGGCTCATCAAATATTAATATTTTTGGATGATTGGTATTATATTCCCCTGAGATTTTATATAAAGCACAATAGAATGCCCACAAAGATCTAATAAAGTCACTACCAGAACTATCAAATTTTAAATTGTAGTTAAAACCTCCCTGTTCTTTTATTACTGGTAATAAAAAACGTTTATCACTATCTTTTGATATTATTATCGAATTATCAGATTTACTAGTGTATCCAAAACGTTTCAATAATGTAATAAATATCTTTTGGACATCACTTATTTTAGAATTGTCCTGTGGGCTTAGATTATTTTTAGGTAGTTTACTTTCTTTTACAAGAAGTTCTTTCCATTCAAGAGATAGTGACTCTAGCTCTAAAACTAGATCATTAATCTTATCTTTAGTCGAGTAATATAGAGTCAATTTAGACTTTAGAAGTATTTTTTTCTCAAGCATCGCTTCTGAATGAGCTTTATCATTAGCAGTAAGATCTGATTTAAGTGCTCTTATTTCTTTCCGTAACTCATTCATCTCATTATTAAAACTGTTAGCAAGTCTTTCATTCTGATTTACAGCTCTCTTCTCATTTTCTATATATACTTGAATCATTTTTAATTGAGACCGTAAGTATTTTATTGTTTCTTCTATACTTAAAGGTTCAATACCAGAGTTATGTACAAATAAGTTGTCTTTTATGTGTTGTTTACAGTAAGGGCAAGTATCATCTGCTGTATCTAAATCGATATGTCCTCCTAAGCTAACAATTTTCTTTGCATCTTGATTTTGTCTTAATTCTTCTTCTTTCTCGTTTAATCTAATCTCTGAATTTTTCAAGTTGTTTCTAGATGCTGTAAGCCTCTTTGATAGCATAGACCAAGAAATATTTAACTTACTTAAATCTAATTCTTTTTCTGATAGAAGCTTTTCAGTTTTAGTAACATCTACTTTTGGAGTTTTTTTTATATTTTTATCAGTATCCTTATATTCTTTATTTAATTTACTAATATATTCATCTAAAGTAATTTTTTCTGATTCATTTCTTTTCTTATTTAGACTGTATAGAAAAAAAGATATAGGTGTTTTATCATCTATTATTTCAGGGTCTTTAGTAATTCCTTTAATAGATATATCTGCACTTACAGTAGCATATTTTAAACTACGATATGTACTTTCCCAACGATCCTTTAAATCTTCTTTTTGTTGTCTTAACTCCTGTTTTTGTCTGCTTTTTTCAAATGTGTCAAGTTTTAACAAAAACTCAATAGCACGACTATCAGCATTTCTTATCCCATAGTATGGAATTCTTGCTAGGAAGTCACTCCATCCTCCTTTCTGTTCAATTAAAAATGAAGGGAATATTGTTTGTATATAAAGCTTTCTAAGCTCTCCTGTAGAGTAATATATATCAGGTAAATCCCAACCTAAAAAATCTTCTAATATAGAATAAAAACCTCTTTTTTTATTACTAGCAGCTCCACTATCGTGTACCCAAGTATCAAAGAAATCAATACCCTTACTGCCATTTGTTATTATTCCACCTTTGAAAACTCTGATTAATTTAGAACTTATTTTACTACTTTTACTTACTATATATCGTTGAGTGGTAATTATTTTTTTATTATTCTGTATTTCTAAAAAAACTCTGCTCTGAATTATTTTGTTATACTCCCCTTTGGGAAACTCAACTTCGTCTTTCAACGCTGACTGCATAGTTTTCTCATTCCTTCCACCTAACAACTCTTCCATTCCAAGACCATAAAGCATAGTTTGGAATACAGTACTCTTTCCTGATGTATTAGCACCTTTTACAATATTTAAACCATCTTTAAATGACATTTTGGATAAAAAATTACCCTTGTCAGTAGTTATATCAATATGTACATGGTTTATCTTAAGCATAATTAATAATCTTATTGCCAGTGTTTAGATATTGTTTTTATTTTACTTTCAGAAATAGATTTTCCTATTTTTTTTAAGAATCTTTTTTCAGGGTGTAATGCGTCTAAATGATTAATTTGCTCTACAAAACTTTTGCCTTTTACTGTTAGTGAAAAACTTATTCCTTTTCTATCAAAAAGACCTTCTGCAACCCCAAAGTTTAAAGCTCTAGTTACTGAAGCTTCTAAACTCCAAATACCAGAATCAAGAGTCTCTTCAAATTTAGCCATGTTTTTGCTTGATTTCAATGCCCAAGCAAATAAATGTAACTTAACCAATGAAGCTTTGTTTTTTATACAACAATAATACAAAATTAACGCAAAATGAGAAATTTTATATAATGGTCTATAATCAATTGGAATGGGGCTTTTTTTTCTATTGAAGGTAATTTGTATTTTCTTGTTATTCATCTCGATCAAAGTTTAATGGACAACGTTGTAACCAATCAGATATCACATAATTGGCTAAATTCTTTATGGTTATTAACTCATATGTAGAAAACTCTTCTTTCAATCTTTCTTCTACTCTTTCCTTTATATTCTTATAAGTAAGCTTATGATCTCCATCAGAAGATGCACAGATATCATATATTTCTTTTTCTTCTTGGGCTATAATTTTTTTAAAATTTTCATAATCATCAGAGGTCAAATCTTGCCAACTATCTATAATTGAGCTTCCTATTAGAAAGTCTTCAATAGAATTGTGAATTATTATATTTAAACGAGGTTCAGGAATTTTTTTCCCTAATCGCTTCTTTTGTTTACGTTGTAAATTATTTACTAATGCCCCAGTATCTTTTTGATAAGACAGTATATCCTCATTTAAAGGATCTTTCTTAGGATTTAGTTTAATTTTTTTATCGATGGAATTTAAATTGATTCTTAGTTCAGGGTGAAGAAAAGCTATATCTTGTGGAGTAACTTTAAAATTCTCATTATCTATTATACTCAATTTCCATTTTTTCACCTCTTCCTCTTTTTTTCTACAGTGATTTATTATATCGTTTTTTCTATAACTAGGGGTAACAAAATACCACTCATTTATTTTCATATTCTCTCCTATCTTCTCCTTGAGGTCTCTTTCGTAACTTTTTAATTTATTTAAGTCAGTTGTAATTTTATCTCTTTGCTTTTTGTAGAGTTCATCTGATGTATATGATTCATTAGGACAATAACATTGAAATACTTTACCTGAATAAGTAAAGCCTTCTATTCCACTATCTCCAGGTGTTGCAGGCACTGGTACATAAGTAGTATTTTGAGTTTGATATTTTTGTATAAAGCAAATCTTACACAGTTCTTCCCAAGTAGCTCCATCAAAATCTCCATAAGTTGTACTAATCATTAGAACATATTTTTAATTAAGGGGACAAGCACTCTTTATTTAATCTACCAAATGCTTCACATCATCCAGAATTTTATCTGGAAGAACAGCAGCATAATGGCGCATAGTAACTACTACACTAGAATGCCCTAATAAACGGCTCACAGTGTCGTAAGGAACTTTTTCAAAATTCAGCAGCCAAGTAGCGAACGAACGCCTAAGCAAATGGCTACATAAATTAACTCTTGTAATACCTACGAGAGTTGCAATTTCTTTCAAATAAGCATTACGATTTCCTAATGCTTTTATAGGAAGAACGTAATTACAATCTTCAAGAATTTGTCTAGCTTCCCTAAATAAAGGAACTTCGACAATATTTCCATTTTTGGATCTTTGCGTACAAATCCAAGTTTGACCGTTTTTTTCAATCAAATAATTCTTTGGGTTTTTGGCAAATATTCTCAAATCAATATCAGATAATCCGACAGCGCACTGAAAAAGAGCGACTATTTTTTCATCTTCTAATCTTTGTAAAGGCATTTTCTTTTCTCTTATCTTTTCAATTTCGAAAGGATATAAAAAATTAATATTCCTTTGTGCTTTTTTTGTCTTGATACCTAAACGTTTTAGCTTATTTCTATCTAAGTATTCATCATCAAGCGCATTTTCAAAAGCTGTTTTTACTTTCGTAACTTTTTTCTTTGCGTGTAATTCAGAATTTCCGTTTTGGCGTAAATACAAAAAAAACTTTTTACCTAATACTTTATCAAATTGATTTGCAGGTAAATGTTTTGAACTCTCTTTTTCTAAAAAAACAGACAGATTATTATAAATTGTCTTGTATTTTTGAACTGCTTTAGGTTGTATATCACCCAAATCAGCTTCAATTTGTTTTTCTTTCCAAAGATTTTTAAATACTTCTAATACGGTAATAGGAGGTTTTGAATTTCCCTTATAAGTGTTTTTGACAAGAAGAGCCGTAGGGGAGCAGCCCAGATTACACAGACGATTAAAACATTCCATCAAATCCGTTTGAATTTGTGTAAGTCTATCGTTGTACTGTTTTGCGAATTTGTGGGAACGAACAACAGGATTAACCCATTGTTTCGCAGATTCCAAAACAATTCCACTCGCTATATTTTCTCGTTGTCCGTTTATGGAAATTCGAAAGCGAATAGATAACTTGCCGTTTTTTAGTTTTTGAGCAAAAAGTGAAATATACAACTGGTTGAATTTTTTATAAATCATTTTACCATTTTGAAAGATTGAACAATTATTAAATTGTCTTTCAAAATCTGAAAATGACTTGAGCCTTAGTTAAATTAGAGATACCTTACTGGATTTAAGATAACTAGAGTGATACTAATTAAAGCATATAAGGGATAGCTTTAATGAAAATACTCTTTAAATAAGTTTTCAATGCTGCAATACATCATCTTTTCTTTTAAAATGCTCTTTTTCCTTTTGAAAAAGTAGCTTAGTGATTCCTTCAGGACTCGAACCTGAAACCTACTCCTTAGAAGGGAGTTGCTCTATCCAGTTGAGCTAAG harbors:
- a CDS encoding phage integrase SAM-like domain-containing protein — protein: MIYKKFNQLYISLFAQKLKNGKLSIRFRISINGQRENIASGIVLESAKQWVNPVVRSHKFAKQYNDRLTQIQTDLMECFNRLCNLGCSPTALLVKNTYKGNSKPPITVLEVFKNLWKEKQIEADLGDIQPKAVQKYKTIYNNLSVFLEKESSKHLPANQFDKVLGKKFFLYLRQNGNSELHAKKKVTKVKTAFENALDDEYLDRNKLKRLGIKTKKAQRNINFLYPFEIEKIREKKMPLQRLEDEKIVALFQCAVGLSDIDLRIFAKNPKNYLIEKNGQTWICTQRSKNGNIVEVPLFREARQILEDCNYVLPIKALGNRNAYLKEIATLVGITRVNLCSHLLRRSFATWLLNFEKVPYDTVSRLLGHSSVVVTMRHYAAVLPDKILDDVKHLVD